Proteins encoded by one window of Pseudonocardia alni:
- a CDS encoding 3-hydroxyacyl-CoA dehydrogenase NAD-binding domain-containing protein, translating to MPEPRPVTEIRTVACIGAGVIGAGWAAYFLARGLRVRAWDPAPDAGEKLRRVVDAAWPALTELGLAKGADRDALSVHPTAAEAVAGADFVQESAPEDLELKRALLAELADAAVAAGPDVVVASSTSGFPMTDMATTAAEPGRLVVGHPFNPPYLIPLVEVVGGERTEAWAASRAADFYRHIGKSVIEMERELPGFIANRLQEAIWREALHMVAAGEATPEEIDRSITDGPGLRWPVHGPCLTFHLAGGQGGMAHMLDHFGPSLKAPWTRLEAPELTPQLRDDMVAGAEVSAGGRPMAELVAERDRAVIAVRRAVAAARGTAR from the coding sequence GTGCCTGAGCCGCGTCCCGTCACGGAGATCCGGACCGTCGCCTGCATCGGCGCCGGGGTGATCGGCGCCGGCTGGGCGGCGTACTTCCTGGCCCGCGGGCTGCGGGTCCGGGCCTGGGACCCCGCCCCGGACGCCGGGGAGAAGCTGCGCCGGGTGGTCGACGCCGCCTGGCCCGCGCTCACCGAACTGGGCCTGGCGAAGGGCGCCGACCGGGACGCGTTGTCGGTGCACCCGACCGCGGCCGAGGCCGTCGCGGGAGCGGACTTCGTGCAGGAGAGCGCCCCGGAGGACCTGGAGCTCAAGCGCGCCCTGCTGGCCGAGCTGGCCGACGCCGCCGTGGCGGCCGGGCCGGACGTGGTGGTGGCGTCGTCGACCTCGGGGTTCCCGATGACCGACATGGCGACCACCGCGGCCGAGCCGGGCCGGCTCGTCGTCGGGCACCCGTTCAATCCGCCGTACCTGATCCCGCTGGTCGAGGTCGTCGGCGGCGAGAGGACCGAGGCCTGGGCGGCGTCGCGGGCCGCGGACTTCTACCGGCACATCGGCAAGTCGGTGATCGAGATGGAGCGGGAGCTGCCGGGCTTCATCGCGAACCGGCTGCAGGAGGCGATCTGGCGCGAGGCGCTGCACATGGTCGCCGCCGGCGAGGCCACCCCCGAGGAGATCGACCGCTCGATCACCGACGGCCCGGGGCTGCGCTGGCCGGTGCACGGTCCCTGCCTGACCTTCCACCTGGCCGGCGGCCAGGGCGGGATGGCGCACATGCTGGACCACTTCGGACCGTCGCTGAAGGCGCCGTGGACGCGTCTGGAGGCCCCGGAGCTGACTCCGCAGCTGCGCGACGACATGGTCGCCGGCGCCGAGGTCTCCGCCGGTGGGCGGCCGATGGCGGAGCTGGTCGCCGAGCGCGACCGGGCCGTGATCGCGGTCCGCCGGGCGGTCGCCGCGGCCCGGGGGACCGCCCGGTGA
- a CDS encoding thioesterase family protein: protein MSAPPVHHDVVRPEWIDYNGHLSEPYYVLVFGDATTALMDRTGMDAGYRAATGRSLYTVEAHVRYLREIGPDAALEVRTRVLGRDAKRLRLWHELYVDGRLRATEELMCLHVGPDGAEPFPDDVAAALDALHVPGEPEHAGRSIAAVGRGEVRRPST, encoded by the coding sequence GTGAGCGCGCCGCCGGTGCACCACGACGTCGTCCGTCCCGAGTGGATCGACTACAACGGCCACTTGTCCGAGCCGTACTACGTGCTCGTGTTCGGCGACGCCACGACCGCGCTGATGGACCGGACCGGGATGGACGCCGGGTACCGCGCGGCCACCGGCCGCTCGCTGTACACCGTCGAGGCGCACGTCCGGTACCTGCGCGAGATCGGCCCGGACGCGGCGCTGGAGGTGCGGACCCGGGTCCTCGGCCGGGACGCGAAGCGGCTGCGCCTGTGGCACGAGCTGTACGTCGACGGCCGCCTGCGGGCGACCGAGGAGCTGATGTGCCTGCACGTCGGCCCGGACGGTGCCGAGCCGTTCCCCGACGACGTCGCCGCGGCCCTCGACGCCCTCCACGTGCCCGGCGAGCCCGAGCACGCGGGCCGGTCCATCGCCGCCGTCGGCCGGGGGGAGGTGCGGCGCCCCTCGACGTGA
- a CDS encoding ABC transporter substrate-binding protein: MISPTPARGGFSRRRLLGGAAGLAAAAVLAGCGGPATAREAGAPRRGGVLRVGVTGGGSSDSLDPHSPATNPDIARVVSLYEPLVRWDDDYTLQPAVAASVRPDPGARSWTATIRPGITFHDGRPVTPDDVVATFRRITDPADPKSGAAQLETLTDVVVVGDDRVRFVLSEPGPVFDQYLAEYSCGIVPADFSVDRPVGTGAFRFESFSPGQQSAFVRHDGYWRPDQPWVDRLELINFSEEDARINALLSGQVDAIDQVPLSLTQVVGAYDSISLLTAETGSWLPFTMRVDVEPFDDVRVRQALRLATGRGEMVAQVLSGQGVAAGDLYGRFDPDYLDPRREQDLERARDLLAAAGKPNLSLELVTSPIQAGSVESAQVLVTQARAAGIDIGLRRVDTSTFFSDQYLQWEFAQSFWNTRNYLPQAGSSSLPDSPFNETHWNDAEYIRIVRRARAEVDTARRGELVRQAQRIEYDRGGYLIWGFPNRVDAHQTYVGGLAPSRTGLSLSGYEFRKAWVGA; the protein is encoded by the coding sequence ATGATCAGCCCGACACCGGCGCGCGGCGGGTTCTCCCGCCGCCGCCTGCTGGGTGGAGCGGCCGGCCTCGCCGCGGCGGCCGTCCTGGCCGGCTGCGGCGGGCCGGCCACGGCCCGTGAGGCCGGAGCCCCCCGCCGCGGCGGGGTCCTGCGGGTGGGGGTGACCGGCGGCGGATCGTCGGACTCCCTCGACCCGCACAGCCCCGCCACCAACCCGGACATCGCCCGCGTCGTCAGCCTCTACGAGCCCCTCGTGCGCTGGGACGACGACTACACGCTGCAGCCCGCCGTCGCCGCGTCCGTCCGCCCCGACCCCGGCGCCCGCAGCTGGACCGCGACCATCCGGCCCGGCATCACCTTCCACGACGGGCGCCCGGTGACCCCCGACGACGTCGTCGCGACCTTCCGGCGGATCACCGACCCGGCCGACCCCAAGTCCGGCGCCGCGCAGCTGGAGACGCTCACCGACGTCGTCGTGGTCGGCGACGACCGGGTCCGGTTCGTGCTCAGCGAGCCCGGGCCGGTGTTCGACCAGTACCTGGCCGAGTACAGCTGCGGGATCGTCCCGGCCGACTTCTCCGTCGACCGTCCGGTGGGTACGGGTGCGTTCCGGTTCGAGTCCTTCTCCCCCGGGCAGCAGAGCGCCTTCGTCCGCCACGACGGGTACTGGCGTCCGGACCAGCCCTGGGTCGACCGACTGGAGCTGATCAACTTCAGCGAGGAGGACGCCCGGATCAACGCGCTGCTGTCCGGGCAGGTCGACGCGATCGACCAGGTACCGCTGTCGCTCACCCAGGTGGTCGGCGCCTACGACTCGATCTCCCTGCTCACCGCCGAGACCGGCAGCTGGCTGCCGTTCACGATGCGGGTCGACGTCGAACCGTTCGACGACGTCCGGGTCCGGCAGGCGCTGCGCCTGGCCACCGGCCGCGGCGAGATGGTCGCCCAGGTGCTCTCCGGCCAGGGCGTCGCCGCGGGCGACCTCTACGGCCGCTTCGACCCCGACTACCTGGACCCGCGCCGGGAGCAGGACCTGGAGCGGGCGCGCGACCTGCTGGCCGCCGCCGGGAAGCCGAACCTGTCCCTGGAGCTCGTGACCTCACCGATCCAGGCGGGCTCGGTGGAGTCGGCGCAGGTGCTGGTCACCCAGGCCCGCGCCGCCGGCATCGACATCGGGCTGCGCCGGGTGGACACCTCCACCTTCTTCTCCGACCAGTACCTGCAGTGGGAGTTCGCGCAGAGCTTCTGGAACACCCGCAACTACCTGCCGCAGGCCGGGTCGTCGTCGCTCCCGGACTCGCCGTTCAACGAGACGCACTGGAACGACGCCGAGTACATCCGGATCGTCCGCCGGGCCCGCGCCGAGGTGGACACGGCCCGGCGCGGCGAGCTGGTCCGCCAGGCCCAGCGCATCGAGTACGACCGCGGCGGCTACCTCATCTGGGGCTTCCCGAACCGGGTGGACGCCCACCAGACCTACGTCGGCGGGCTCGCGCCCAGCCGCACCGGGCTGTCGCTGTCCGGCTACGAGTTCCGGAAGGCATGGGTCGGCGCATGA
- a CDS encoding ABC transporter permease gives MTRMILRRLLVSVLVLFVVSLLVFAATLLLPGDPARAILGQQATPERVAALTQQLGLDRPVWERYLGWLGGVLTGDLGYSAATQGPVTELLGGRIAASGVLLVLTALVATPVALALGAWAAVRRGTRTDSALSGTSLVLAALPEFVIGVLLVVLFATSVLQVLPSVTIARPGEPVWARPGQLVLPVLTLALVVIPYVVRMTRATLSETFDTGFVEMARLKGLPERTVLLRHAVPHTIGPVAQVLALQLAWLAGGVVVVEFLFRYPGIGQALIDAVNNRDVQVVQAISMLIAAFYVVVNLAADVAGILADPRIRTAGGIR, from the coding sequence GTGACGAGAATGATCCTCCGGCGGCTGCTGGTGAGCGTCCTGGTCCTGTTCGTGGTGTCGCTGCTGGTCTTCGCGGCGACGCTGCTGCTGCCCGGCGACCCGGCGCGCGCCATCCTCGGCCAGCAGGCCACCCCGGAACGGGTCGCGGCGCTGACCCAGCAGCTGGGCCTGGACCGGCCGGTCTGGGAGCGCTACCTCGGCTGGCTGGGCGGCGTCCTCACCGGCGACCTCGGCTACTCCGCGGCCACCCAGGGACCGGTCACCGAGCTGCTCGGCGGCCGGATCGCGGCGTCCGGGGTGCTGCTCGTGCTGACCGCGCTCGTCGCCACCCCGGTCGCGCTGGCGCTGGGCGCCTGGGCCGCGGTCCGCCGCGGCACCCGCACCGACTCGGCGCTGTCGGGCACCAGCCTGGTGCTGGCCGCCCTGCCCGAGTTCGTCATCGGCGTGCTGCTCGTCGTGCTGTTCGCGACCTCGGTGCTGCAGGTCCTGCCGTCGGTCACGATCGCCCGCCCCGGCGAGCCCGTGTGGGCCCGCCCCGGGCAGCTCGTGCTGCCGGTGCTGACCCTGGCGCTGGTCGTGATCCCCTACGTCGTCCGGATGACCCGGGCGACGCTGTCGGAGACCTTCGACACCGGGTTCGTCGAGATGGCCCGGCTCAAGGGGCTGCCCGAGCGCACGGTGCTGCTGCGCCACGCCGTCCCGCACACGATCGGGCCGGTCGCGCAGGTGCTGGCACTGCAGCTGGCGTGGCTGGCCGGCGGCGTCGTGGTCGTCGAGTTCCTGTTCCGCTACCCCGGCATCGGGCAGGCGCTGATCGACGCCGTCAACAACCGCGACGTGCAGGTGGTCCAGGCGATCTCGATGCTGATCGCCGCGTTCTACGTCGTGGTCAACCTGGCCGCCGACGTCGCCGGGATCCTGGCCGACCCGCGGATCCGTACCGCCGGAGGTATCCGATGA